CGCGCGGTTGATGCGCGTAGCCGCAAGTCGTTGCTGAAGAACGCCGCCGAGTTGGCATCGACGACGGTCAAGGCGGCCGGATGATCTGTCGATGCCGGCGGTCGATTGGACGTATATCGGCATTCCCGGAGGTCTTGCGCCTGCAAAATGCGCCCGGTGTTTCTGATCTGCGTCAATTATCCTAGAAGCGGCAGTTGGACGACTTCCGAGGTGCGTTCCGCGGGGTGTCCGGCAAGGCACAATGAGGCGCAATAGCTGCGCTATTGCAACGCGTTGTAACACCGCCGGGCGCCGCGCGGGGGTGCCTCGGGGGTCGTAGCGACCCTCACCCAGCCGGTGAACCCGAGTCGCGCCAAGATTCGAACTAATTTCAGCGACTTGAATCGATCGCGAAGCGGTCAACTGCCGTTTCTAGGATTATTTATCACGAGAAACCCCCTAGCTCTGCCGGGGGACCCGGAATGTTTGACATTTGCGGGATTCGGAGACGGTGCTTCGGTGATTGGTTCGGACGCGGCGCTCATCTGACAAGGAGCGCGGCAGCCATTTTTTCGATGGGCAACACCGAGTTGCATGGCGATTTCGGTGTTTGCAAGGGATCTTCGCCGATTGCGATTGGGCCTCTTTGAGGGGCCAGCAATCGAAAGCCCCCGGCTTTGCCGGAGGATTGTTACTCGGTCCGCAGCGCTTCCACTGGGTCCAACTGGGCCGCGTTGCGCGCCGGCGTAACACCGGCGACGAGGCCGATCATGAAGGCGACTGCGACGGCCAGGAGGGCGTAGAAAGCCGAGACGTGGACTGGGAGGGTCGGCAGCAGCAGGCCGAGTAGCCAGGCACCGCCGGCACCGATGATTAGGCCGGCTGCTCCACCGAGGGTCGATAGCCCAATCGCCTCGAGTAGGAACATCAGTAGTATGTGTCGGCGTCGCGCACCGACGGCTCGGAGCAAACCGATCTCGGCGGTGCGCTCGCCGACTGAGATAGTCATGATGGTCAGGATGCCGACGCCGCCAACGATGAGCGAGATACCCCCCAGTCCGCCGATCGCCAGCGTGATGATGTTCAGGATCGAGCCGAGCTTGTTTAGCATCTCGTCCTGGGTCGTGATGGTGAAGTCTTCACTGCCGTGTATCCGCGTTAGGGTGTCGCGTATCCGTTCTACGACGATCTGCGGATCCATAGCCTTCTGGAAGAGGAGGATGATCTCCATCAGGCCTTCCTGATTGAACATGGCCATCGCGCGGGCTGTCGGGATGAAGGCGGTGTCGTCGAGATCGACGCCGAGCATCTGTCCCTTCGGCTTCATTATCCCTATCACTCGGTAGCGTTCGCCACCGATGTGGATCAATTCTCCTAATGGGCTGCGCTTGGCAAAGAGTTCCTTGGCCATGCGACTGCCGAGGACCACGAACTGCCGTGCGTGGTTCGGATTGTCGGCGGGCAGGAAGCGGCCGTTGGCGACGTCGATCTGCCACAGCTCTGGCATCTGGTGGCCGACGCCTTGGACTGTCGTGCGTCGCGACAGGTTGGCGACTTTCACTGGCGCATTACCCTGGACAAGTGGCAAAACCGCCTTGACGCCGCGTACTCGCTCGAGGGCCAGTGCATCGTCAATCGTCAGCGGGCGGACGTTGGTGACGATGCCGCCGATGCTGCCGGTCGTCGTGGTTTTGCCCGGGGTGACGCTAATGAGGTTGGTACCGAAGCCGATGAATTCGGAGAGGATGAAGCGATGGACGCCTTCGCCGATCGCGGTTAGCAGCACGACCGCCGCGATTCCGACGGCGATTCCCAGGGCTGTGAGGAAGCTGCGCAGTGATTGGCTCGCGATCGCGCTGAGCGAGAGTCGTAAGAAGTCTTTGGCCTTCATGAGCCGCTAACCACGCCGTGTGAGCGCCGATACGGGGTCCAGGCCGGCGGCGCGGCGCGCTGGTGCGATGCCGAAGAGCAGGCCGGTGGCGATCGCCATCGCTATGGCGCCTGCAAAAGACCAAAGGGGCAGATGAAGCGGGAAGTCGGGCAGAAGCTGAGTCGTCGCCCATGCGACGGCGAGTGAGGCGAGCACGCCCAGGGTGGCACCGGCGAGCGAGAGCAGGGCGGACTCGGCGAGGAAGATCGCGAGGATCTGGTCGTTGCGTGCACCGATTGCCTTCATAAGCCCGATTTCCGATGTCCGTTGATAAACCGATACCAGCATTACATTCATGATCAGAACGCCGGCCACGGCTAGGCTGACTGCGGCAATGCCACCGACGGTGAGAGTCAGCGCCTGAAATATCTGGTCGAAGGTCGTCAGCACCGCGTCCTGGACGATGACGGTCACATCCTCTTCGCCGTCGTGACGCTTGCGGATGATGTCGATCAGGTCGTCCTCCGCCCGCGGCACCTGGTCGCGCGTTTTTGCCTCCACCAGGATGCGCAGCAGCGACGACTTGTTGAACAGAATTTGGGCGGATGCGACCGGGATGATGACGACCTCATTAAAGTCGATGCCGATCGAGGTTCCCTTATCGGCGAGCACGCCGATCACCCGGAAACGGCGATCATTCAGCCGAATCCATTCGCCCAAAGGCGACTGGGTACCGAACAACTCACGTTTGACACGCTGGCCGAGGACGCAGACCGAGGTGCCGTGCGCGGGGTCGCCAGGTGGTAGGAAACTGCCCTGGATGACCTCTAGCTTGCGGATCAAGGCCAATTCGTTTGTCGAGCCGAGTACGTTTATGTCGCGCTCGCGGGCGCCGTGGGAGGCTGGGGCGCCGCCGAGCAGCAAAGGTGCAACGTGTCGCACTGCGGGACTGCGATAAAGGGCGATCGCGTCGTCAAGCGTTAGGTCGCGCGGCGTCGTGCCGAGTGCTGGCGGCGTCTTTCCCGTGGTCTCGGAACGTCCCGGCAGCACAACGAGCAAGTGGGTGCCGAGTTCCGCAAATTCGCTGGCGATATAGCGGCGTGACGCCTCGCCGAGTGACGTGAGTAGAACGACCGAGGCGACACCGATGGACATTGCGAGCAACAGCAAAAGTGTCCGAAAGCGAAACCCCTGAAACGATCGGCCGGTAAATGAGATGAGGTCTTCGAGCTGCACGGGCGGGGATTCGGGTAAGTGCAAAAAGGGCTAGACGGGCAGTTGGTGATGTTCCGCCGGGGCGCCGTCGAAGACGACCTTGCCGTCGAGGAGATGGACCTGGCGCTGCGCCCGTTTCCCGACCTCGGGGTCGTGGGTGACGATCAGCAGCGTGATTCCCTGGCGATTGAGCGACTCTAGTATCTCGATGACCGAGGCGCCGCTAGCATGATCAAGATTGCCGGTGGGTTCGTCGGCTAGAATGATCGACGGCTGCATGATCACTGCGCGGGCAATTGCGACGCGCTGTCGCTGGCCTCCTGAGAGCTGATCGGGTCGATGGTGGGCGCGGTCCGTCAAGCCCATCGATTCGAGAGTTTCGGACACGATACGTTTTCGTTCGTCTGGTGCAACGCCGGCCAGCATCAGCGGCAACTGGACGTTCTCTGCTGCGGTCAATCGCGGGATCAGATGAAAGGACTGGAAGACGAAGCCGATCTTGTGGCCCCGAATCTCGGCCTGTTCGTTGTCGGAAAGGTCCGTTGTGGGTATGCCATCAAGTCGGTAGACGCCGGCATCAGGGCGGTCGAGAAGGCCCAAGATATTGAGCAAAGTGGATTTCCCTGAGCCGGACGGGCCCATGATGGCGGCATAGGCACCGGTCTCGAACCTGAGGTCAAGCTTGCTAAGCGCGGCGACCTCCTCGTCGCCAACCTTGAATATGCGCTGGATGCCCTCGAGCTCGATCATTGTGCGGAGTTTTCTATTCGTGCAATAGCACCATCGGTCAATCCTTCCTCGTCGACCGAGGTGACCACCAATTCACCGGCGCTCAACCCATCCAACACCTCGGTGTGATGCCAATTGGATAGACCTTTGGAGATGGTTTTTTCGTGGAGTCGGTCGTCATCAGGATCGAAGACAAAGACCTTGTCATCGTCTATGACAGCCTCGGTAGGAATGCGTAAGGTTCCGTCGTTCTCTTGCAAAATCACCTCGATGTCGGCGCTGTAGCCAGCGAGCATCAGTTCGGTGTCCTCCTTGCGAACGAATCCGACCTCGACGTCGACGGTGCGTGCCTGCTTCTCATAATCCTGGACGAATGGCGCAATACGACGCACGCGTCCTTCAAATGCAGTTGAACCGAGGGCGTCGACAGTAATTCGTGCGGGCATTCCGGGTACGATCCCAGGGGCATCGACCTCATCGATCGGAGCGGCTACGTAAAAGCAGTCGGCCCCGATTAGGTCGATAATCGGTAGGGTTGCAATTCCCGGCGGGGAAGGCGTCACGTATTCAAATACTTCGCCATTGATCTTGGCAACAATACCGTCGAATGGGGCGACGAGGCGCGTCTGTGCGAGTTTCGCCTTCGCGACTTCGGTCTGGGCCTTACTGACAAGCACGCTGCCTTTGGCGGCTGCACACTGGGCGGCCTTCGCCTTTGCTTCGGTAACGGCCTTATCGGTTTGGTCGGCGGAAGCGGCGCCGCGCTTTCCCAGCGAGACGAGCCTGTTGGCCTCGCGCTGGGCGACCTCGGCTTGCAGGCAGGTGGCTAGGGCCGTGTTCTGGGCCTCTTCCGTTCGGCTCTCGGCCAGCGCGACATCTGCCTTATGTAAGTCATTCCACAGCTCGAGTAGAAGTTCGCCCTTCTCAACGCGCTCGCCTTCGTCAACGGGGATGCGGGCAATCTGTCCGCCGATGCTGGGCGTGGGGTAGGAACGCAAGCAGGCGGTTACGGTACCGGCGCGCGTGTTGGCGGCGGTCAACTCGACGGCGCCGCGCTCGACGGCGTGGACGGCGACCTCAAGCGGTTGGGGCTTCGAAAAATTCCAGTACAAATAGCCCGCGATAATGACAAGCAAAAGAACGATAATACTTTTTGTTTGAGCGCGCTTCACGTTCCGTTACTCTGCTGGCTGGGCCGGACTAAAATGAAAAAGCATACATTAATCACGCTGTTCGCGTCAAAAGGTTAATAGTTCTACCATTTTGGCCGGTTTTCATTTCATTGTTCGGCGTAGGCGACGCGACGTGTGTGGTCGGACACTCAGGCGGCATACTGAACATTCACCCTTAATCCGGCATCTGGAGCCACGAAGGCGCAAAGGAGATCAGAAAAACAATACCTTGCCTTTTGCAAGCCCTGTCCCTCGCCGGTGAATGCCATCATCTCTGCACGACCTGGAAATCTGTTGCGTTCTTCGCGCTCTTTGCGGTTCGACTGCTCCAATTCGGTTCATTCTCCTCCGGTCTGAGTCGCATCATGTTGATGATTTACCGGTTGGCGGTTCCGGCACGCGGCAAAGAGATGCAGCGACGTTGGGCTCGAAGATGCCTGGAATCTGTCAGCCTCTCGGATTTTCGCTACCGCCGCCCCAAGTTGACCGTTAGGGCACCTTGAAAAATTCAAGGCTCCCAGAAATCGGCATAGCACCTGCGCTGGAATAGCGAAGTCGTTGCTCGGAGAGTTGAAGGTCTTGCCGATCTGAGCATCGTGATACTTGGTGTCACACGGTCTCTGGGGGTAAGCGTGTACTGAGTGCGCGCCGCTCAACACGATGATTTGATCGCAGCGAATGCTACCGGATTTGTCGGCCGGTTGGGAGTACGACGGTGATACCTGGGGTTGGACTTTGGGCGGGTGACGAAGCAGTTCCCTGCCATGTGGAGCACGAACAGGCGACGGAAGTCCAAGGCGGTGACGGTCTCGAGATGCGAGAGTGCTCTGTGTTGCGGCGCCAAGATGGGTTGCGGCCTCGGCACAATGTGAGCGGTCGGTTTGCGGCATGTCCTGCGGCGACAACACGTCCGATTCGTCAGTGAAGGTTGCGCTTTTTGTCATCAAGGTGGGCCAAAATCGCAAGATAAGAGCATATTCTTGCCGGATGCCAAGATCATCCGGATAAATATCCTTAAATATTAGTGTGTTGAAAATTACATCATTTCAGGGCTACATCCCAAGATGTCAGGCACATTGAGGTGGTGGAACTTGCCATTGGAGATGTGGATGAAGGTCGGGATGTTGCCGCGCGGCGCCAATGCATGCCATTACCCATAAGTCGGTCGCTCGCGCCAGATCAGGGCGTTACGAGGGTCGCCTTCACGCCCTTGCGCCATGCCCCGCACGGTCAATCAACAACCTGCGGAGCGCCGAAGCGATGGCTGCAGGACTTATGGGCGATGCCATGGCTCGAGCAGTGTATGGAGCCTCGCCGCGGACCTGGTGGAGCGAAA
This portion of the Thioflavicoccus mobilis 8321 genome encodes:
- a CDS encoding ABC transporter permease, which gives rise to MQLEDLISFTGRSFQGFRFRTLLLLLAMSIGVASVVLLTSLGEASRRYIASEFAELGTHLLVVLPGRSETTGKTPPALGTTPRDLTLDDAIALYRSPAVRHVAPLLLGGAPASHGARERDINVLGSTNELALIRKLEVIQGSFLPPGDPAHGTSVCVLGQRVKRELFGTQSPLGEWIRLNDRRFRVIGVLADKGTSIGIDFNEVVIIPVASAQILFNKSSLLRILVEAKTRDQVPRAEDDLIDIIRKRHDGEEDVTVIVQDAVLTTFDQIFQALTLTVGGIAAVSLAVAGVLIMNVMLVSVYQRTSEIGLMKAIGARNDQILAIFLAESALLSLAGATLGVLASLAVAWATTQLLPDFPLHLPLWSFAGAIAMAIATGLLFGIAPARRAAGLDPVSALTRRG
- a CDS encoding ABC transporter ATP-binding protein; protein product: MIELEGIQRIFKVGDEEVAALSKLDLRFETGAYAAIMGPSGSGKSTLLNILGLLDRPDAGVYRLDGIPTTDLSDNEQAEIRGHKIGFVFQSFHLIPRLTAAENVQLPLMLAGVAPDERKRIVSETLESMGLTDRAHHRPDQLSGGQRQRVAIARAVIMQPSIILADEPTGNLDHASGASVIEILESLNRQGITLLIVTHDPEVGKRAQRQVHLLDGKVVFDGAPAEHHQLPV
- a CDS encoding efflux RND transporter periplasmic adaptor subunit; this translates as MKRAQTKSIIVLLLVIIAGYLYWNFSKPQPLEVAVHAVERGAVELTAANTRAGTVTACLRSYPTPSIGGQIARIPVDEGERVEKGELLLELWNDLHKADVALAESRTEEAQNTALATCLQAEVAQREANRLVSLGKRGAASADQTDKAVTEAKAKAAQCAAAKGSVLVSKAQTEVAKAKLAQTRLVAPFDGIVAKINGEVFEYVTPSPPGIATLPIIDLIGADCFYVAAPIDEVDAPGIVPGMPARITVDALGSTAFEGRVRRIAPFVQDYEKQARTVDVEVGFVRKEDTELMLAGYSADIEVILQENDGTLRIPTEAVIDDDKVFVFDPDDDRLHEKTISKGLSNWHHTEVLDGLSAGELVVTSVDEEGLTDGAIARIENSAQ
- a CDS encoding ABC transporter permease — encoded protein: MKAKDFLRLSLSAIASQSLRSFLTALGIAVGIAAVVLLTAIGEGVHRFILSEFIGFGTNLISVTPGKTTTTGSIGGIVTNVRPLTIDDALALERVRGVKAVLPLVQGNAPVKVANLSRRTTVQGVGHQMPELWQIDVANGRFLPADNPNHARQFVVLGSRMAKELFAKRSPLGELIHIGGERYRVIGIMKPKGQMLGVDLDDTAFIPTARAMAMFNQEGLMEIILLFQKAMDPQIVVERIRDTLTRIHGSEDFTITTQDEMLNKLGSILNIITLAIGGLGGISLIVGGVGILTIMTISVGERTAEIGLLRAVGARRRHILLMFLLEAIGLSTLGGAAGLIIGAGGAWLLGLLLPTLPVHVSAFYALLAVAVAFMIGLVAGVTPARNAAQLDPVEALRTE